Genomic DNA from Tachyglossus aculeatus isolate mTacAcu1 chromosome 10, mTacAcu1.pri, whole genome shotgun sequence:
TGGGGgggggccccggggtgggggaagCGGTGAGAGACCACCACCCTCGGCTGGGAGACCACGGCCGGGGGAGCCCGGAGGGGAAGCCACGAGGGCAGGGCTCCTGGGTCCCCGAGGGAAGTGGGAATGGGGGCAGGAGGGCGGGACGGAGCCGAGGGCTGGGAAGTGAGTAGGGCCTATGAGAGAGGAACTGGAGGTTTCGGGATGGGGGTAaccctgggggagggagagaggggggaacagCGTGGGGCCCTACCACCCAGGCGCCCACAGGGCCCGGCCGGGGACCTCGGCGACCCTCCTCTCGGCGGGGCAGGACGTTGGGAGGGCAGCGGGGCAGGACTTACCCGCACAGTGAATCCCCAGGAGGGCAGCTGCGAAAGATGCCGGGGGGCGGAGGGCGAGGGTGGCAGGGTGCAGGGGGAGTCAGTTAGTCGACCGGAGCCACAACAGCGGTTGACCTCTCATCCCTGCAGCCCGTCCCCGGCCCTCCACCCCGATGCCCTTCCGCCCCTGGGCAGAGGGAGCACGGCAGGTCAGAAGGGGTGGGCGGTTAGATCCCAAGGGAGGGAAGTGgctatggggtggggggtgagagacagggagatggtgaggggtgggggacaAGAGGGGAGTGAGACCAGGGTGGGGAAACTTGGGTTCTGCGGGGGAGATAAGGCcaggggggagcggggggaggcGAATGAGCCCTGGAAAAGAGAACAGGGGGTGAAAGTGCTAATGCCTGGGTTCTGACCACTCACCAAGGAGGCAGGCAAGGATGCGCATGATAccagggggatgggggacagCTGATTCCTGGGACaagtggggagcaggagagggaggccACCGAGGCCGAGGAGCAGCGCCGCCGCGGTCACCCTtcccggggagggcgggggcggggagacacTCCGCCAAGCAGAAGAAGACAAGCGGGGGCGGCAGCAGTGGCGGCGACGGCAGCAGGGAACGGAGAAGGAAGgaggcggcgggggtggggggaggactgGAGGGCGGGCTGCGAAGGCCCTGGCAGGAGAGGGGGTCCAAAACTCAGCTCCAGCAAACACCCACACGTACGCCCAGACGCCGTCCCCGCATTCCAGCCTCtcggcccccaccccccgccgagCGGCAGAGTCGCCGAGCGGACTCGAGGAGAGAAGGCCGAAGAGTGGGGACGGGACGAGGGAACGGGATAAACATCCTCCCCCGTGAAGGGCAATGACCCTGGAGTGACGGGCCCTCTATTTTGGGTTCTGACtgtctggaggggaggaagaaggacggacggacggacggatggatggatgcgaCTTAGACGCCGAGACAACCAGGCCGGCTCAGTGATGCTGGAGCTTGGGGGGGGCGGCGGATGCCAAAGGATGCCTCCCCGCGAGGAGCTCCGGACACAGACTGGGCTTCCGCCGTCCTCGGGCCGACGTGTGGTGGGGGGAAAGGCCGAAGGGGATCTTTcgggatctctctccctccctcagagttGGGGGTCGtaggggggtagagaagagggaggggacccGGCAGCCCCAGGCTCCGCGCCGGCAGCACATGTGGCTGGTGGAAAAACCGGGTAACGGGAACGTGAGTCAGCAGGGCTGGCAGAGAGCAAGACTTCTGGTCCCCATGAGCTCATCCGGCCTGCTTACCCTATTAACCCCTCCCCACAGACGGGCTCAGCcccgggaaggagaggaggaggaggaggaggacgacgacgaaaCCTCAGGCCGCTCCCTCCGACCCCGCCGCCAGTTCGTGGGCCAACCCTTTGCTACGGGGCCGGCTGGAGGGGTGAGGGGCCCCCGACACCGGGTCCCGCTCGGTTGAGCCAAGTCCTCGAAGTCGGCTCTGGAGCGCAAAGGGTCGGGCCCTGCCGTTCCTCCGGCCCGTCacggccccagccccagcccaaggGGTGGCTCCTCTTCCACCAGCCAAGTCACCACAGGTGTTTCACCCTTTATTAATACAGAAAGCAAGCACACACGGGTAAGGAATCGGGAGGGGGGCAGAAGCTGagccggggcccggggagggaagacaaagagcagcacggcctagtagagagaggcccgggagtcgggagacctgggttctaatcttgattccgtcacgtgcctgctgcgtgatcttgggcaagtcacttcacccctctgggcctctgtttcctcatccttaaagtgGGGctggaatatctgttctccctagaccgggagccccgcgggggacagggattgggtccgatctagagcacgggcctgggactgagtaggtcacgggttctaaccccagctccaccgcttatccgctgtatggccttgggcgagtcacttcacttccctgtgcttcagtcacctcatccgcgaaatggggattcagactgtgagcccctggagggacaggcaccgatttgctggtatccaccccagcgcttagtacagtgcctggcacctcggAAGCCCCTAACAAAGACCACatttgttatcgttattatctgATTGCGCTGAATCCATCCCGGGGCTTGAGCGCTTAAAAACGAAACGCCGCAATTGCCACTGCCCctcgccatcacctcgcccttgCCGGAGCCGGTCCTCTGCCCCCGATCCTACAAGTCCTTGCTGAACTCCCGCACAAACGTGTAGCCCAGCCAGCCCCAGCCCTCCTGGGCCCGGTAGCCGCTCGCCTCCAGCAGTGCGGCCGCTCCCTTGGCCCCCGCGGCCACGGGCACGACGAGCCGCTgcccgccccgggcccgggcccggccctccGCGAAGCCCAGCAGGCGCAGGCCGATGCCGCGGCGCCGGTGCCAGCGGGAGACCGCCAGGCGGGTCAGCTCCACCGCCGCGGGGCCCCGGGGTGCCAGGGCCACCACTCCGCACACGTCCTCCCCACCCCGCACCGCCACCCAGGGACCCCCCAAGCCCCCGGGGGCGGGCAGGGTCCCCCAGCATCTCCGCAGCAGCATCTTGAGGCCCCCCACGGCCAGCAGCacgggcaggaggagggccagggggaaGGAGGCCAGGAGGAAGCGAAGGCCGCTACTCAGGGCGGCGAGGACCAGCAGGGCCGGGGGCCTGGTCAGCGCATGCAGGGCCAGACGGTTCTCTGCGTCCTTCACGCCgtcctaagggagagggagaaactgaggcacgcttTCACTGGGGCCACCGGCACGAGCGGGTTGGGGGTAGGGCGAGGcaaacagcacctgcatatatgtttgtacataacagtgctttgcacatagtaagcgcttaataaatgccattattattattactccatttatttattaatatgtacaaacatattactctatttatttatttattttacttgcacatacctattctatttattttattttgttaatacgtttggtttggttctctgtctcccccttctagaccgtgagcccactgttgggtagggactgtccctctatgttgccaacttggacttcccaagcgcttagtacagtgctctgcacacagtaagcgctcaataaatacgattgattgattgattgggaccttGAGgggattatcaaataccattattactatcacaatTAGGGCCATTTTGGTCCTTCAACATTTCTCGTCTTGAcctttcttcccaagcgcttagtacagtgctctgcacat
This window encodes:
- the NAT14 gene encoding N-acetyltransferase 14, which gives rise to MEPNHLSVREMREEEKPIVLELLKDGVKDAENRLALHALTRPPALLVLAALSSGLRFLLASFPLALLLPVLLAVGGLKMLLRRCWGTLPAPGGLGGPWVAVRGGEDVCGVVALAPRGPAAVELTRLAVSRWHRRRGIGLRLLGFAEGRARARGGQRLVVPVAAGAKGAAALLEASGYRAQEGWGWLGYTFVREFSKDL